A window from Purpureocillium takamizusanense chromosome 3, complete sequence encodes these proteins:
- a CDS encoding uncharacterized protein (EggNog:ENOG503P8FX) — translation MSKHLSLVIPGGGRPPHDLLLSDSPPAYTPRASNVSNRNSSSNSGPDSTSTSTNTSSNGTHKKRRSLIGSIPSSLIPGRGKLHKLWPAAAGGSSRRRLSKTHDDGNSNNNNNNNNNNDFTCDMKDWSPSDVSAVIRLAGFQMGALASPAPANSAAASAAAMSSASTTTTTTTTAVFVSGAARRGGGGGGGGEKWMRDDVEERRIVNARADQHVVHNFSRLPSYLSPPPPLRVNRKPIPSGLDGMMEPPFLPPPPPSSLPASFLSPPAPPAPPAHAPPPVPAPMRAAPSPPPSLPPLPSPPPPLFAELSADACFGTCADPSEQRDSFPSTLLPPPSPSPPPPPSSAPRPVILSGSAGLRRAKTPVRKVGQLEREAAARRRRMSAATAAGVNRTSSVSTIARQYRDLVEYPAPEDEPDVPDVPPIDPKFLLQQQRRQSALEAAAAAPRYDPSEFRKSLLFTPSPVSDDGTLVTSDQDHGDGHYYNNNNYNYNYTYSGNPSPMPPLAAHGSNSPRNRDSDGYGSAPDATPAALRFQVGLDLLTRELSSAMASNSHSNDDDDATAEASRSGNRQGLQVWLMIEAYERLRDQLAASGTQNEEVRMAIDAWLEALHAIHRNMMVVVDDGGAADSDSEYEDDDVVSLSGGA, via the coding sequence ATGAGCAAGCACCTCTCCTTGGTGattcccggcggcgggcggccgccccaCGATCTCCTCCTCAgcgactcgccgccggcttaCACGCCCCGCGCCAGCAACGTCAGCAACCGcaatagcagcagcaacagcggccccgacagcaccagcaccagcaccaacaccagcagcaatGGTACTCATAAGAAGCGCCGCTCGCTCATCGGCAGCATCCCCAGCAGCCTCATCCCCGGCCGCGGCAAGCTGCACAAGCTCtggcccgcggccgccggcgggtcgtcgcgcaggcgcctCTCCAAAacgcacgacgacggcaacagcaacaacaacaacaacaacaacaacaacaacgatTTCACGTGCGACATGAAGGACTGGAGCCCCAGCGACGTCAGCGCCGTgatccgcctcgccggcttccAGATGGGCGCCCtggcgagcccggcgcccgccaacagcgccgcagccagcgctgctgccatgtcgtctgcgtcgacgacgactacgacgacgaccaccgcCGTGTTCGTCTCGGGGGCcgcccggcgaggaggaggaggaggaggaggaggcgagaagtggatgcgcgacgacgtcgaggagcgccgcatcgtcaacgCCAGGGCGGATCAGCACGTTGTGCATAACTTTAGCAGGCTGCCGTCGTAtctgtcgccgccgccgccgctgcgcgtcAACAGGAAGCCCATCCCCAGTGGCCTAGACGGGATGATGGAGCCTCCATTtctgcctccgcctccgccttcgTCTCTGCcggcctccttcttgtcccctcccgcccctcccgcccctccggcgcacgcaccaccgcccgtcccggcgccgatgcgggccgcaccctcgccgccgccgtcgctaCCACCGCTGCCATCACCTCCTCCGCCACTCTTCGCCGAGCTGTCCGCAGACGCCTGCTTCGGCACATGTGCCGACCCGTCGGAGCAGCGAGACTCGTTCCCCTCGACgctcctcccaccaccatcaccatcaccaccaccaccaccatcgtcagCGCCCCGGCCGGTGATATTGTCCGGGTCGGCGGGGCTTCGACGGGCCAAGACGCCCGTCCGCAAAGTCGGAcagctcgagcgcgaggcggcggcgcggcggcggcgcatgtcggccgccaccgccgccggcgtcaacAGGACATCCAGCGTCAGCACGATAGCTCGTCAGTACAGGGACCTGGTCGAGTACCCCGCCCCggaggacgagcccgacgtGCCCGACGTGCCGCCCATCGATCCCAAGTTTCTccttcagcagcagcggcggcagtctGCTctggaagcggcggcggcagctccgcGATACGACCCCTCCGAGTTTCGCAAGAGCCTGCTGTTCACGCCCTCACCCGTGTCCGATGACGGCACGCTGGTGACGTCCGATCAAGACCACGGGGATGGACACTACTACAACAATAACAACTACAACTACAACTACACATATTCCGGAAACCcgtcgcccatgccgcccctCGCAGCACATGGCTCCAATTCCCCGCGCAACAGGGACAGCGACGGATACGGCAGCGCCCCGGATGCCAcccccgccgcgctgcgcttccaggtcggcctcgacttGCTGACGCGAGAGCTGTCGTCCGCGATGGCCAGCAACAGCCACAgcaacgatgacgatgatgccaCCGCGGAGGCGTCGCGCTCGGGCAACCGCCAGGGGCTACAGGTCTGGCTCATGATCGAGGCGTACGAGCGCCTGCGGGACCAGCTCGCTGCCTCAGGGACGCAAAACGAAGAGGTGCGCATGGCCATTGACGCGtggctcgaggcgctgcacgCGATCCACAGGAacatgatggtggtggtggatgatgGGGGGGCTGCGGACAGTGACAGCGAgtacgaggacgacgatgtggTTTCGCTGAGCGGAGGGGCATGA
- the RAD10 gene encoding ssDNA endonuclease and repair protein rad10 (BUSCO:EOG09264DOU~COG:L~EggNog:ENOG503NXVJ): MDDDFGADDALLAAMAAADPSPAPAPAPARRPVQQPAPQKVQQPTPQRLDKVPPAAGSSSSGGGAKVVQPTPQALPQRQAGSTILVSPRQRGNPVLTNLRSMPWEYSDVPADYVMGVTTCALFLSLKYHRLHPEYIYTRIRNLQGRYNLRILLTMVDIPNHEDSLRELSKTSLVNNATIILCWSAAEAARYLELYKSYENANFAAIRGQQSSSYADRLVDFVTVPRSLNKSDAVALVANFGSLRSAVNADAEQLGRLSGWGGVKVKRWSSAVEEPFRAKKAARRGVQDAAAAAAAGQSSESQHRLARLDQAMPLSRVPLRDMPAAAAAAAAAVGPSGEGGRQPAAGTGSSGQSAPKQFQFLDDDGDDDDNDDDDEEALRAAAKEETHKTAGDRSARASQTARPAEKAQEREELAGGVAAALAKLREHG; the protein is encoded by the exons atggacgacgactttggagccgacgacgccctcctggcggccatggcggcggccgacccgtcaccagcaccagcaccggcaccggctcgccgcccggtCCAGCAGCCCGCACCGCAAAAGGTGCagcagccgacgccgcagcgcctcgacaaGGTGCCTCCGGCGGccggttcgtcgtcgtcgggaggcggcgccaaggtcgtgcagccgacgccgcaggcCCTTccgcagcggcaggccggGTCCACGATCCTCGTCTCGCCGCGCCAGCGTGGCAACCCCGTGCTCACCAACCTGCGCTCCATGCCGTGGGAGTACAGCGACGTTCCGGCCGACTACGTCATGGGCGTGACTACGTGCGCTCTGTTTCTGAG ccTCAAATACCACCGCCTCCATCCCGAGTACATCTACACGCGTATCCGCAACCTGCAGGGCCGCTACAACCTCCGCATCCTCCTCACCATGGTCGACATCCCCAACCACGAGGACTCGCTGCGCGAGCTGTCCAAGACGTCGCTCGTCAACAacgccaccatcatcctctgctggtcggcggccgaggcggcgcgctaCCTCGAGCTCTACAAGTCGTACGAGAACGCAAacttcgccgccatccgcggccAGCAGTCGTCGAGCTACGCGGACCGACTGGTGGACTTTGTCACGGTGCCGCGCAGCCTCAACAAGTcggacgccgtcgccctggtGGCTAACTTTGGGAGCCTCCGcagcgccgtcaacgccgacgccgagcagctgGGCAGGCTCAGCGGATggggcggcgtcaaggtcaagcgctggtcgtcggccgtcgaggagcccTTTCGcgccaagaaggcggcccggcgaggcgtgcaggacgccgccgccgccgccgccgccggacaGTCGTCTGAGAGTCAACACCGACTGGCGCGGCTGGACCAGGCCATGCCGCTCTCGCGCGTGCCGCTTCGCGACatgcctgcagcagcagcagcagcagcagcagctgtcgGCCCgtctggcgagggcggcagacagcccgccgcggggacaGGGTCGTCGGGGCAATCGGCGCCGAAGCAGTTCcagttcctcgacgacgatggcgatgacgatgacaacgacgacgatgacgaggaggcgctacgggcggcagcaaagGAGGAGACGCACAAGACGGCCGGCGATAGGAGCGCAAGGGCCTCCCAgacggcccggccggccgagaaggcgcaggagcgggaggagctcgccggaggggtcgcggcggcgctggccaagctgcgcgAACACGGCTGA
- a CDS encoding uncharacterized protein (EggNog:ENOG503NVNU) yields the protein MPPLWLCDWVNCQYPAVQRAGDCVLCDRHLCRTHLRDQWHACPKPETNWSEYSARYVAAESRRLEELCRRIDGGKLCERASQVRSDANVPCAIDLSPKKLSAMMGGQNCHAEVVFADGVVWLARFRVPSPISPPVDVRDYVLRSEAATMEFLQRHTRVPSPRVFDWACESDPANAVGVGYILMEKLQGTPLDWQGATTAQREKVVRQLADIMLEIERHPFDRLGSLVAPAVAATVPQIQVQSLAQHSTFQSGEDDGPLGPFCSSREASRALVEAHLRMIAGGEIGTAENAADVFLAHRFRLDVLDRVWKATTAAVGEEDEKFFLKHADDKGDHIFVNADFDIVGVIDWEWCSTVSKEEAFSSPCMMWPVAAFYDGSNELADEELLLARVFCERGREDLARCVLDGRTVQRFLFALGPGGASHENRRTFACLFMGLKRAFDPEQHGGTEEERGREEEEWEVWKAGALVKWKHDGLLQAILKSK from the exons ATGCCTCCTCTGTGGTTGTGTGATTGGGTGAATTGTCAATACCCGGCCGTCCAACGGGCCGGGGACTGTGTGCTCTGCGACCGGCATCTTTGCCGGACTCACTTGCGGGACCAGTGGCATGCGTGTCCGAAGCCAGAG ACGAACTGGAGCGAGTACAGCGCCCGGTATGTAGCAGCAgagtcgcggcggctggaggaGTTGTGTCGGCGGATCGACGGCGGGAAGCTATGTGAGCGCGCGTCACAAGTGCGCAGTGACGCCAACGTACCTTGCGCAATCGACCTCTCCCCGAAGAAGCTctcggccatgatgggcgggcaGAACTGTCATGCCGAGGTCGTGTTCGCGGACGGCGTGGTGTGGCTCGCGCGATTCCGGGTGCCTAGCCCCATATCGCCGCCGGTAGATGTGCGTGACTACGTGCTGCGCAGCGAGGCCGCGACCATGGAGTTTCTGCAGCGCCATACGCGAGTCCCCTCTCCGCGCGTGTTCGACTGGGCCTGCGAGTCCGATCCGGCGAATGCGGTAGGCGTTGGCTATATCCTGATGGAGAAGCTGCAGGGCACGCCGCTGGACTGGCAGGGCGCAACGACCGCGCAGAGGGAGAAGGTCGTGCGGCAGCTTGCAGACATCATGCTCGAGATCGAAAGGCACCCTTTTGACAGGCTCGGATCGCTTGTGGcaccggcggtggcggcgacagtGCCCCAGATACAGGTGCAGAGTCTGGCACAGCATTCCACGTTCCAGtcgggcgaggacgatggtCCGTTGGGGCCGTTCTGCTCGTCGCGGGAGGCCTCGCGTGCGCTCGTAGAGGCGCACCTCCGGATGATCGCTGGCGGTGAGATTGGGACGGCCGAAAACGCGGCGGACGTGTTTCTAGCCCACCGGTTCCGACTCGACGTTCTGGATAGAGTCTGGAAGGCGACCACAGCAGCAGTGGGTGAGGAGGATGAGAAGTTCTTCCTTAAGCATGcggacgacaagggcgacCACATCTTCGTAAACGCCGACTTCGACATCGTGGGCGTCATCGACTGGGAGTGGTGTAGTACCGTGTCCAAGGAGGAGGCCTTCTCCTCGCCGTGCATGATGTGGCCGGTCGCAGCGTTCTACGACGGCTCAAACGAGCTGGCGGATGAAGAGCTGCTTCTGGCCCGCGTGTTCTGCGAGAGGGGCCGCGAGGACCTCGCCCGCTGCGTGctcgacgggcggacggTACAGAGGTTCTTGTTCGCACTCGGTCCCGGCGGGGCGTCCCACGAGAACAGGAGAACGTTTGCCTGTCTTTTCATGGGCCTAAAGCGGGCGTTCGATCCGGAGCAGCATGGCGGTACAGAAGAAGAGCgagggagagaggaagaagagtGGGAGGTTTGGAAAGCAGGAGCGCTTGTGAAGTGGAAACATGATGGTCTGTTGCAGGCTATACTGAAGAGCAAATGA
- a CDS encoding Mannosyl-oligosaccharide 1,2-alpha-mannosidase (COG:G~CAZy:GH47~EggNog:ENOG503Q40G~SECRETED:SignalP(1-19~SECRETED:cutsite=ALA-VP~SECRETED:prob=0.7524)), which yields MRSSLVVLLELLAASSALAVPLSAGGDTNIVTRKRDVTAPKPNHARANEVKQAFEQSWNGYVEYAFPHDTLHPVSNSYEDDRAAWGVTVVDALSTAIIMEKEHFVAKMLDHIAQTNYTTTAKENDAISLFETNIRYLAGLLSGYDLLNGPFSELVEDKAKVQNLLDQAKTLADSLSVAFNTPSGVPQPTVYLNPSPRHGNASSNNIAEVGTLILEWTRLSDLSGDPKYARLAEKAESYLLHPTGSPEAFPGMVGADVAIANGSFINSDGGWSGGTDSFYEYLIKMYQYDPAKYGEYKDRWVLAADSTIKYLASHPTTRKDLTYLSQYSGNKTFPVSSHLASFAGGNFILGGVLLGEDKYKQFGLDLAKSYFNNYQQAPAGIGPEVFAWVDPALPANDTNNPPPPDSQKDFYAKSGFYTTAGSYILRPETSESLYYAYRLTGDREYQNMAWAAFSAIKKVCKTGAAFAQLNDVMKPDGGGYIDQMQSFWLAETLKYLYLIFADESDVQLQFQGGKSKYVFNTEAHPFRVKG from the exons atgcgCAGCTCGCTCGTggtgctcctcgagctcctcgccgcgtcgtcggccctcgccgtgccgCTCTCGGCGGGTGGCGACACCAACATcgtgacgaggaagagggacGTCACGGCCCCGAAGCCCAaccacgcgcgcgccaacGAGGTCAAGCAGGCCTTTGAGCAGTCCTGGAACGGCTACGTCGAGTACGCGTTTCCGCACGACACGCTGCACCCCGTGAGCAACAGCTACGAGGATGACCG AGCCGCTTGGGGCGTGACGGTCGTGGATGCGCTGTcgacggccatcatcatggaaAAGGAGCACTTTGTCGCCAAGATGCTGGACCATATCGCCCAGACCAACtacacgacgacggccaaggaAAACGATGCGATTTCGCTCTTTGAGACGAATATTCGGTACCTTGCGGGCCTGCTGTCTG GCTACGACCTGCTCAATGGCCCCTTCAGCGAGCTCGTCGAAGACAAAGCCAAGGTGCAGAACCTCCTCGACCAGGCCAAGACCCTCGCCGACAGCCTCAGCGTCGCCTTCAACACGCCGAGCGGCGTCCCGCAGCCGACCGTGTACCTCAACCCCAGCCCGCGGCACGGCAACGCGTCGTCCAACAACATCGCCGAGGTCGGCACGCTCATCCTCGAGTGGACGCGCCTCAGCGACCTCTCGGGCGACCCCAAGTACGCGCGGCTCGCCGAGAAGGCCGAGTCGTACCTGCTGCACCCGACGGGCAGCCCCGAGGCGTTCCCCGGCATggtgggcgccgacgtggccatcgccaacggcagCTTCATcaacagcgacggcggctggtccggcggcaccgacagCTTCTACGAGTACCTCATCAAGATGTACCAGTACGACCCGGCCAAGTACGGCGAGTACAAGGACCGCTgggtgctcgccgccgactcgacCATCAAGTACCTGGCGTCGcacccgacgacgcgcaAGGACCTGACGTACCTGTCGCAGTACTCGGGGAACAAGACGTTCCCCGTGTCGTCCCACC TGGCCAGCTTCGCGGGCGGCAActtcatcctcggcggcgtgctccTTGGCGAGGACAAGTACAAGCAgttcggcctcgacctcgccaagtCCTACTTCAACAACTACCAGCAGGCGCCCGCGGGCATCGGCCCCGAGGTGTTCGCCTGGGTCGACCCCGCGCTCCCCGCCAACGACACCAACaacccaccgccgcccgactcCCAAAAGGACTTTTACGCCAAGTCCGGCTTCTACACGACGGCCGGCTCCTACATCTTGCGGCCCGAGACGAGCGAGAGCCTGTACTACGCCTACCGCCTCACCGGCGACCGCGAGTACCAGAacatggcctgggcggccttctccgccatcaagaaggtctgcaagacgggcgccgccttcgcccagCTCAACGACGTCATGaagcccgacggcggcggctacatTGACCAGATGCAGAGCTTCTGGTTGGCTGAGACGCTCAAGTATCTGTACCTCATCTTCGCCGACGAGTCGGACGTGCAGCTGCAGTTCCAGGGCGGCAAGAGCAAGTACGTCTTCAACACCGAAGCGCATCCCTTCCGGGTCAAGGGCTAG
- a CDS encoding uncharacterized protein (EggNog:ENOG503NX7Q~COG:S), producing MPRPAGQWTFRLWRTRATAQSTRRPLALTAAVSGSAIVAAATATTMTSKDEAAVTPAAAAPLLGPVSTASSSPGYVTSVAKIAGRASIPDEASSNPHHVVGSGGRVSHFKNPYPSWSNPVGFVSMVRNILWPLITGDLKQPDTTPPTVPVVTPQWLPERFPESYASSSSSSPGKLRATWLGHACYYVEFPSGLRVLFDPVFEDRCSPFTFLGPKRYTPRPCAIADIPTIDAVVISHSHYDHLSHTSVLEIQKSHPDVQFFVGLGLEKWFRKSGLKNVTELDWWEDAELTVQVTDKGGSSNGDSNGDAGRPAKGSGSGSTRSISARVSCLPCQHTSARSLLDKDTTLWCSWGVKSGGRSVWFGGDTGYRAVPRLPHGVDDYGPEYEALPRCPQFKQIGELRGPFDLGLIPIGAYYPRAAFSAMHANPFDSVEIFRDTRCERAMGIHWGTWALTMEEVLEPPRVLREALKRRGLPETGVFDVCDIGESREF from the exons ATGCCACGCCCTGCCGGCCAGTGGACATTCCGTCTCTGGCGCACGAGAGCAACGGCTCAGTCTACAAGGCGGCCCTTGGCACTGACAGCAGCCGTGTCTGGCTcggccatcgtcgccgctgccacagCAACAACAATGACCagcaaggacgaggccgctgtgacgcccgcggcggcggcgcccctcctggggcccgtctcgacggcgagctcctcgcccggaTATGTGACCAGCGTGGCCAAGATTGCCGGCCGCGCCAGCATCCCCGACGAAGCGTCGTCGAACCCGCAtcacgtcgtcggcagcggcggcagggtctCGCACTTCAAGAATCCCTATCCGTCGTGGTCCAATCCCGTGGGTTTCGTCTCCATGGTTCGTAACATTTTGTG GCCGCTTATCACGGGAGATCTCAAGCAGCCCGACACGACTCCCCCCACCGTCCCCGTCGTTACCCCCCAGTGGCTTCCCGAACGCTTTCCCGAGTCTTacgcttcttcttcctcctcttctcccgGCAAGTTGCGGGCGACCTGGCTCGGCCACGCGTGCTACTACGTCGAGTTCCCATCGGGCCTGCGCGTGCTCTTCGACCCTGTCTTCGAGGACCGGTGCTCGCCCTTCACCTTCCTCGGCCCGAAGCGATacacgccgcggccgtgcgccatcgccgacataCCCACCATTGACGCTGTCGTCATCAGCCACAGCCACTATGACCACCTGTCACACACGTCGGTGCTCGAGATCCAGAAGAGCCACCCGGACGTGCAGTTCttcgtcgggctcgggctcgagAAGTGGTTCCGCAAGAGCGGCCTCAAGAATGTCACGGAGCTCGACTGGTGGGAGGACGCGGAGCTGACGGTCCAGGTGACGGAcaagggcggcagcagcaacggcgacaGTAACGGTGACGCGGGCCGCCCAGCcaagggcagcggcagcggcagcacgagGAGTATCTCGGCACGCGTttcctgcctgccctgccagcACACATCGGCGCGGTCGCTGCTCGACAAGGACACGACGCTCTGGTGCTCGTGGGGAGTCAAGTCAGGCGGGCGGTCGGTGtggttcggcggcgacacgggcTACCGGGCGGTGCCGCGTCTGccgcacggcgtcgacgactACGGGCCCGAGtacgaggcgctgccgcggTGCCCGCAGTTCAAGCAGAttggcgagctgcgcggGCCGTTTGACCTGGGGCTCATCCCCATCGGCGCCTACTacccgcgcgccgccttctccgccaTGCACGCCAACCCCTTTGACTCGGTCGAGATCTTCCGCGACACGCGCTGCGAGCGTGCCATGGGCATCCACTGGGGCACCTGGGCGCTGAccatggaggaggtgctggagccgccgcgggtTCTGCGCGAGGCGCTCAAGCGCAGGGGTTTGCCCGAGACGGGCGTGTTTGACGTGTGCGACATTGGCGAGAGCAGAGAATTCTGA
- the SNU13 gene encoding RNA binding protein snu13 (COG:A~COG:J~EggNog:ENOG503P2R7), whose protein sequence is MSEENAAWPLADAKLTQEILDLLQSATHQRQTKKGANEVTKALNRGTCEIAILAADTAPLAILLHIPLLCEDKGTPYVYVPSKTMLGRACGVSRSVISASINSNEGGQLAGQIKALRDKVERLAI, encoded by the exons ATGTCTGAGGAGAACGCAG CCTGGCCTCTGGCCGATGCCAAGCTCACCCAGGAGATCCTCGACCTCCTGCAGTCAGCGACGCACCAGCGTCAGACCAAGAAGGGCGCCAACGAGG TGACCAAGGCGCTGAACCGCGGCACCTGCGAAATCGCTATCcttgccgccgacaccgcgccgctcgccatCCTGCTGCACATCCCGCTCCTGTGCGAGGATAAGGGCACCCCCTACGTCTACGTTCCGAGCAAGACGATGCTGGGCCGCGCCTGCGGTGTCAGCCGCTCTGTCATTTCGGCCAGCATCAACTCGAACGAGggcggccagctggctggccagaTCAAGGCCCTCCGCGACaaggtcgagcgcctcgccatcTAA
- a CDS encoding uncharacterized protein (COG:S~EggNog:ENOG503NWBX~TransMembrane:10 (i506-523o529-547i554-575o587-609i621-645o660-679i686-703o709-729i741-764o794-821i)) yields MDGTPNLTQDEPDPDPGPGVGSEASGSVEAVALPEPPAETATVAALRKEKGRVRFNSNAGATDRPQQSPSPHSTTGTPSPEAVDPPLTRPRPSVLRANSSSSVGTVGDFAEDLDFAPGSEKALSAAAAQERAKQVAARIRRGSASPQGSRKSSIDSRADTVTTNDGEHLLGGDEQGIPLRNLGHTGLQDPQEPKTEAERQATQALMQDAYQLVQAHAARFAATTQGQSPTTNNDTAVPSGLQHEVQQHATPSELYDGSIDGVYNVPPPQQYRGSVLSELLKLYKQPAQLIGQHQHQPQGQHSRSASAGGQSSGSGGATPNRRKWYEQNRSQETLSNLIEASARLANPNTPDSAAGAKGKKRPPMHKRAGSASRLSHLWHKEEEARITVHIAETLSRQGYIIKLCRALMLFGAPTHRLEEYLSMTARVLEIDGQFLYLPGCMIISFDDRSTHTTEVRIVRTAQGIDLGKLKDVHHVYKEVMHDVIGADEGTERLNNLMKSKEKFNPWLRVIVFGLTSVTAAPFSFKARLIDLPLLFFFGCTVGLLQLIVAPKSNLYNNVFEVTATVLVSFLARAFGSINRGELFCFSALAQGGIVMLLPGYSVLCSALELQSRAIVPGSIRIVYAIIYSLFLGFGITVGAALYGLFDINAASETTCTNPPSAYYGFIFVPFFVVCISVLYQAKWRQMPVMILIAFTGYIVNYFSSLKFSASPQIASTLGALSVGVLANLYSRLRHGVAAATLIPAIFTQVPGGLASTGGLLSGIYTANELTKSNQTVTTANGTVTYQPGQPLDSVIFQVAASMIQIAIGIAVGLFMSAFIIYPLGKRRSGLFSF; encoded by the exons ATGGACGGCACGCCCAACCTGACGCAGGACGAACCCGATCCTGACCCCGGCCCGGGCGTGGGAAGCGAGGCTTCTGGCTCCGTTGAGGCTGTCGCGCTTCCCGAGCCTCCCGCAGAGACGGCGACCGTTGCGGCCCTGAGGAAAGAAAAGGGCCGCGTGCGCTTTAACAGCAACGCTGGCGCGACAGACAGGCCTCAGCAGTCGCCCAGCCCTCATAGTACCACGGGGACGCCGTCCCCTGAGGCTGTCGACCCTCCGCTTACAAGGCCTCGACCTTCAGTCCTCCGCGCCAActcgtccagcagcgtcggcacTGTGGGTGACTTTGCCGAAGATTTGGACTTTGCGCCGGGCTCAGAAAAGGCGTTatcggccgctgccgcgcagGAACGCGCCAAGCAAGTCGCTGCCAGGATTAGGCGGGGGTCCGCGTCCCCGCAAGGCTCGCGAAAGAGCTCCATCGACTCGCGCGCCGATACTGTAACCaccaacgacggcgagcacttgctcggcggcgacgagcagggaATCCCGCTACGGAACTTGGGGCATACGGGTCTCCAGGATCCTCAGGAGCCGAAGACGGAAGCTGAGCGGCAGGCGACACAAGCCTTGATGCAGGATGCATATCAGCTAGTACAAGCTCATGCGGCTCGATTCGCGGCGACAACTCAGGGCCAGTCGCCGACAACAAACAACGATACGGCAGTGCCGAGTGGCCTCCAACACGAGGTACAGCAGCATGCCACCCCAAGCGAACTCTACGACGGCTCCATCGATGGAGTGTACAATGTGCCGCCCCCTCAACAATACCGTGGCAGTGTCCTGTCGGAGCTCCTCAAGCTCTACAAGCAGCCGGCACAACTCATcgggcagcaccagcaccagccccAAGGCCAGCATtctcgctcggcctcggccggcggccagtcGAGCGGCTCCGGGGGCGCGACACCAAACCGCAGGAAATGGTACGAGCAGAACCGCTCGCAGGAAACACTATCCAACCTCATCGAGGCGTCGGCCCGGCTGGCCAACCCCAACACACCCGACTCTGCTGCGGGCGCCAAAGGCAAGAAGCGGCCGCCCATGCACAAGCGAGCCGGCAGTGCATCCAGGTTGAGCCATCTATGGCacaaggaagaggaggcgcgcATCACGGTGCACATTGCCGAGACGCTGTCGCGCCAGGGCTACATCATCAAGCTGTGCCGCGCCCTCATGCTCTTCGGCGCGCCGACTCATCGTCTCGAAGAGTACCTGAGTATGACCGCCCGCGTCCTGGAGATTGACGGCCAGTTCCTCTATCTTCCCGGATGCATGATCATATCCTTCGACGACAGGTCGACTCACACGACCGAGGTCCGCATCGTGCGAACCGCACAGGGCATCGACCtgggcaagctcaaggacgtgcACCACGTATACAAGGAAGTGATGCACGACGTCATtggtgccgacgagggcacCGAACGGCTCAACAACCTCATGAAGTCGAAGGAAAAGTTCAACCCCTGGCTGCGTGTAATCGTCTTTGGTCTCACGAGCGTCACTGCCGCGCCCTTCTCCTTCAAGGCCCGCCTCATCGACCTCCCcctcttgttcttcttcgGCTGCACGGtcgggctgctgcagctcatcGTGGCGCCCAAGTCCAACCTGTACAACAACGTCTTCGAGGTGACCGCCACGGTGCTGGTGAGCTTCTTGGCCCGTGCCTTTGGCAGCATCAACCGGGGCGAGCTATTTTGTTTCTCGGCGCTTGCAcagggcggcatcgtcatgtTGCTGCCGGGCTACTCTGTTT TGTGTTCGGCCCTGGAACTGCAGTCTCGGGCCATTGTGCCCGGGTCCATCCGCATTGTCTACGCCATCATCTACTCGCTCTTCCTGGGCTTCGGAATCACCGTCGGTGCGGCCCTCTACGGCCTCTTCGACATCAACGCGGCGTCGGAGACGACGTGCACCAACCCCCCGTCGGCCTATTACGGTTTCATCTTCGTCcccttcttcgtcgtctgcATCAGCGTCCTCTACCAAGCAAAGTGGCGCCAGATGCCCGTCATGATTCTCATCGCCTTCACCGGCTACATCGTCAACTACTTCAGCAGCCTCAAGTTCAGCGCCAGCCCCCAGATCGCCAGCACGCTCGGTGCCCTgagcgtcggcgtcctcgccaaccTGTACTCGCGGCTGcggcacggcgtcgccgccgccacgctcaTCCCCGCCATCTTCACGCAGGTGCCTGGAGGGCTCGCCTCCACGGGCGGCCTGCTCAGCGGCATCTACACGGCCAACGAGCTCACAAAGTCCAACCAGACGGTCACCACGGCCAACGGCACCGTCACCTaccagcccggccagcccCTCGACAGCGTCATCTTCcaggtcgccgcctccatgaTCCAGATTGCCAttggcatcgccgtcggcctcttcATGAGCGCCTTCATCATCTACCCGCTCGGCAAACGCCGCAGCGGCCTCTTTAGTTTCTAG